Proteins found in one Mangifera indica cultivar Alphonso chromosome 15, CATAS_Mindica_2.1, whole genome shotgun sequence genomic segment:
- the LOC123197360 gene encoding F-box protein At5g51380-like, translating into MSCVEQENSKENSNPNTSVKRTPSTWTNLWLKNTKPLKNVVFTMKFQQSLSTPTSKLSKNDKPVISNFSKFDRTLLLSDDILLTILSKLPLSQRNANYLVCKRWLNLQGRLVRSLRVLDWDFLVSGRLISRFPNLTNVDLINASLVSPRNSGVLLSHKFLSVHVDSWDPRFYEHNMLLPVEMIDKGLANLASGCPNLHRLVVIGASELGLLSVGEECLTLQELELHKCSDNVLRGIAACENLQILKLVGSLNGFYSSLVSDIGLTILAQGCKRLVKLELSCCAGSFDGIKAIGQCCQMLEELTFVDHRMDDGWLAALSYCENLKTLRFVSCKRMDPSPGPDEYLGYCLALERLHLQKCQLRDKKSVRALFRVSKAVREVMFQDCWGLDNDIFNSASVFRRVKFLSLEGCPLLTTEGLEYVIRSWTELENLSVMSCKNVKAGEVSPALSTLFSTLKELKWRPDTKSLLASSLMGTGMGRKGGKFFKKA; encoded by the exons ATGTCCTGTGTTGAGCAAGAGAATTCTAAGGAGAACTCTAACCCCAACACCTCTGTGAAGAGGACGCCTTCCACCTGGACAAATCTTTGGCTCAAAAACACCAAACCCTTGAAAAATGTTGTCTTTACTATGAAGTTTCAGCAATCTCTATCTACACCCACCTCTAAACTTTCCAAAAACGACAAACCCgtaatttcaaatttctctaaATTTGACCGTACCCTTTTGTTATCTGACGATATTCTCCTCACAATCCTCTCAAAACTTCCCCTTTCGCAGCGTAACGCTAACTACCTTGTTTGCAAACGCTGGTTGAATCTTCAGGGTCGGCTTGTACGCTCACTCAGAGTGTTGGATTGGGACTTTCTTGTATCTGGTAGGTTGATTTCAAGATTCCCAAATTTAACCAATGTTGATTTGATAAATGCGTCTCTTGTTTCGCCTAGGAATTCGGGTGTTTTGTTGAGTCATAAGTTTCTCTCTGTCCATGTTGATTCTTGGGATCCTAGGTTTTATGAGCATAACATGTTGTTACCTGTTGAAATGATTGATAAAGGGCTAGCAAATCTTGCTAGCGGGTGCCCTAATTTGCATAGGCTTGTGGTGATTGGAGCTAGTGAATTAGGGTTGTTGAGTGTAGGGGAGGAGTGTTTGACTTTGCAAGAGTTAGAGCTGCATAAGTGCAGTGATAATGTGTTGCGTGGGATTGCCGCATGTGAGAATTTACAAATCTTAAAATTGGTTGGGAGTTTGAATGGATTTTACAGCTCATTGGTTTCTGATATTGGTTTGACAATTTTGGCTCAGGGGTGTAAAAGATTGGTTAAGCTTGAGCTTAGTTGTTGCGCGGGTAGTTTTGATGGAATAAAAGCAATTGGGCAGTGTTGTCAAATGCTTGAGGAATTGACATTTGTTGATCATAGGATGGATGATGGGTGGCTGGCTGCTCTTTCGTATTGTGAGAATTTGAAGACTTTGAGGTTTGTGTCCTGTAAAAGGATGGATCCTAGTCCAGGGCCGGATGAGTATTTGGGTTATTGTTTGGCTTTAGAGCGCTTGCATTTGCAAAAGTGTCAGTTGAGGGATAAGAAGAGTGTGAGAGCCCTATTCAGGGTGTCCAAAGCTGTTAGGGAAGTTATGTTTCAAGATTGTTGGGGACTGGATAATGATATCTTCAACTCTGCAAGTGTTTTCAG gagagtaaaatttttatctttagaaGGATGTCCATTGCTAACAACAGAAGGTCTGGAATATGTGATTCGTTCCTGGACAGAGCTCGAAAATCTGAGTGTGATGTCATGTAAGAATGTAAAGGCTGGTGAAGTCTCTCCTGCACTTTCAACCTTATTCTCAACCCTTAAAGAGCTTAAATGGAGGCCAGACACCAAATCTCTTCTTGCTTCAAGTCTTATGGGAACTGGCATGGGAAGAAAAGGAGGGAAATTTTTCAAGAAGGCATAA
- the LOC123198068 gene encoding NAC domain-containing protein 7-like: MEAAKSLLPVGCVFDPTDSELVGYFLYNKIVNQLIPNLDYFIPEYNLYGSEEPWEIWDFFKQQFAEECRKDLFFFTQLKKRTLKESKINRTIGEGTWHGEDAGLEIIHENHRIGKKKRFRYENKQSKQHGGWIMHEYSLDLSLLGLDQHDNFVVCRIRKNELALQKNQREKSEQVKRRKVVEADPEKKNKRTKVQKVDPESLPLSILPITTCSDSSTIVQQSAELENDEYGSIISQFGYELEHGDSQQFFDIDDIFRS; the protein is encoded by the coding sequence ATGGAAGCAGCCAAGTCCTTACTTCCTGTTGGCTGTGTTTTCGATCCAACGGACTCGGAATTGGTGGGCTACTTTCTGTACAACAAGATTGTGAACCAACTCATTCCTAATCTTGACTATTTCATTCCTGAATATAATCTCTATGGTTCTGAAGAACCCTGGGAGATTTGggatttctttaaacaacaatttGCAGAGGAATGTCGCAAAGACCTATTTTTTTTCACACAATTAaagaaaaggactttgaaagaATCAAAAATAAATCGTACCATTGGAGAAGGGACGTGGCATGGTGAAGATGCTGGTTTAGAAATAATTCATGAAAATCATAGGATTGGGAAGAAAAAGCGATTTCGTTACGAGAACAAACAATCGAAACAGCATGGTGGATGGATAATGCATGAGTATAGTCTTGATTTATCTTTGCTGGGTCTGGATCAACATGATAATTTCGTTGTTTGCcgtataagaaaaaatgaactGGCTCTGCAGAAGAATCAGAGGGAAAAGAGTGAACAAGTTAAGAGACGTAAGGTTGTTGAAGCTGATCCTGAAAAGAAGAACAAGCGGACTAAAGTTCAAAAAGTGGATCCTGAATCTCTGCCACTTTCAATACTTCCCATTACAACATGCTCTGACAGTTCCACCATTGTGCAACAATCAGCAGAGCTTGAAAATGACGAATATGGTTCTATTATCAGCCAGTTTGGGTATGAATTAGAACACGGTGACTCTCAACAGTTCTTCGACATTGATGATATCTTTAGAAGTTGA